A genome region from Marasmius oreades isolate 03SP1 chromosome 5, whole genome shotgun sequence includes the following:
- a CDS encoding uncharacterized protein (antiSMASH:Cluster_5.7) gives MSCEPSSSKHHHHSHHLHVHRRRHISYDDHEVSMLLDPAYTRPRSSSSQTRVYKDHRGDLHDPDYRHFPSTSTYPTSSSSSRRSKRVNSGASSIARPSWESGLGEGMDDEEFEAYYNDGEDIDAHYSSSRLPTRSYSPRYSSRTSPSYIPYSPSSTSSSTSSSPSSFTSTLSDSDLSYYPSSTPTTSSSCPTHKFTKRLLSRNTHSHTHRSSFVEEHVHPSEVDSVSEDQEDSISLPEESEREMSASPTGSLVSTSDAMRKQWQATKLSVQFGVFRAQRKVKQALAGKR, from the coding sequence ATGTCTTGCGAGCCCTCATCATCAAAGCACCATCACCACAGCCACCATCTTCACGttcatcgtcgtcgccaCATCTCTTACGATGACCACGAAGTTTCCATGCTATTGGACCCTGCTTACACTCGTCCTCGCTCTTCATCATCACAGACGAGAGTCTACAAAGACCACCGTGGCGACTTGCATGATCCAGATTACCGCCACTTCCCATCCACATCAACATATCCaacatcttcatcgtcttctaGACGCTCAAAACGCGTCAACTCTGGCGCTTCCTCAATAGCGAGGCCTAGTTGGGAGTCGGGATTAGGAGAAGGGATGGACGATGAGGAATTTGAGGCTTATTATAACGATGGAGAGGATATCGACGCACACTATTCGTCTTCGAGACTACCTACGCGGTCGTATTCTCCCAGGTATTCATCCAGAACATCACCCTCATACATCCCCTATTCTCCATCCTCCACCTCATCATCTACATcctcttccccttcctcttTCACCAGTACATTGTCCGATTCCGACTTGTCATATTACCCATCTTCCACACCCACCACTTCTTCCTCATGTCCCACACACAAATTCACCAAACGCCTTCTCTCCCGAAACACCCACAGCCACACGCACCGGTCTTCGTTCGTAGAAGAACACGTTCATCCTTCTGAGGTGGACAGTGTTTCCGAAGACCAGGAAGATTCGATTTCTCTTCCTGAGGAGTCAGAACGGGAGATGTCAGCGTCACCTACAGGATCTTTAGTATCCACTTCGGACGCTATGAGGAAGCAGTGGCAAGCCACGAAACTTTCTGTCCAGTTCGGAGTTTTCCGGGCACAGAGAAAAGTTAAGCAGGCGTTGGCTGGAAAGCGGTAG